A stretch of the Ananas comosus cultivar F153 linkage group 14, ASM154086v1, whole genome shotgun sequence genome encodes the following:
- the LOC109720236 gene encoding germin-like protein 5-1: protein MANSSSSLLLIIFPFIFSLLIVPSLAADPDMLQDICVADLKSTVKVNGFVCKDNVTEDDFFFKGLAAPGATNNTEGSVVTAANVEKIPGLNTLGVSLSRIDYAPGGLNPPHTHPRATEMVFVLDGTLDVGFITTANKLIAKTITKGEIFVFPRGLVHFQKNNGDVPAAVISAFNSQLPGTQSIAITLFTSTPPVPDNVLTKAFQVGTKEVEKIKSRLAPKES, encoded by the exons ctcttctccttatCATATTCCCCTTCatcttttctcttctcattgTCCCCTCGCTCGCCGCCGATCCCGATATGCTCCAGGATATCTGCGTCGCCGATCTCAAATCTA CTGTAAAGGTGAACGGATTTGTGTGCAAGGACAACGTGACGGAGGACGACTTCTTCTTCAAGGGGCTGGCCGCCCCGGGTGCCACCAACAACACCGAGGGTTCAGTGGTCACCGCAGCTAATGTGGAGAAGATCCCAGGTCTCAACACCTTGGGAGTCTCCCTATCCCGCATCGACTACGCTCCCGGTGGGTTGAACCCTCCTCACACCCACCCGCGTGCCACCGAGATGGTGTTCGTCCTGGATGGCACCCTCGACGTGGGCTTCATCACCACCGCCAACAAGCTCATCGCCAAGACCATCACTAAAGGCGAGATTTTTGTGTTCCCACGCGGCCTCGTCCACTTCCAGAAGAACAATGGCGACGTGCCTGCCGCGGTCATCTCTGCCTTCAACAGCCAGTTGCCCGGCACGCAGTCCATCGCCATCACCCTCTTCACTTCCACGCCGCCGGTGCCCGACAACGTGCTCACAAAGGCCTTCCAGGTCGGCACCAAGGAGGTGGAGAAGATCAAGTCCCGCCTCGCCCCAAAGGAAAGCTGA